The proteins below come from a single Rhinolophus ferrumequinum isolate MPI-CBG mRhiFer1 chromosome 8, mRhiFer1_v1.p, whole genome shotgun sequence genomic window:
- the CCDC195 gene encoding putative coiled-coil domain-containing protein 195 → MEANGQLLRVIQEMRAEIKKLEKENQALRMKLISNSQRTPESGGQSADEWEEEVTDLGKLGKAPGQSLATLHGGISTESAPAIQEHQGNVMIVRRYSISSPIHSFAANDPWKAGKRQPNSEILEAQGTVKSLACSSFKKQDNEEKIFADDSFTGNNSSQRASPEHTFGCRDKIKTVGFLLPMDVSSYSKNLSSLKYSPNQTTSQLSTIAE, encoded by the exons ATGGAAGCTAACGGCCAGCTCCTGAGAGTTATCCAGGAGATGCGGGCAGAGATCAAGAAGCTGGAGAAAGAGAATCAAGCTCTTCGGATGAAGCTGATTTCAAATAGTCAGAGAACCCCAGAGTCAGGGGGCCAATCAGCAGATGAATGGGAAGAGGAAGTCACAGACCTTGGTAAGCTCGGAAAAGCACCTGGACAGTCTCTAGCAACACTTCATGGTGGTATTTCCACTGAGTCAGCACCAGCTATACAGGAACACCAAG GTAATGTCATGATTGTTAGACGCTACTCCATTTCCTCACCAATTCATTCATTTGCTGCAAATGATCCCTGGAAAGCTGGGAAAAGACAACCAAACAGTGAAATTCTAGAAGCTCAGGGAACAGTTAAATCACTGGCATGTTCTTCATTCAAGAAGcaagacaatgaagaaaaaatttttgCAGACGATTCTTTTACCGGCAATAATTCCAGCCAAAGAGCCTCCCCTGAGCATACTTTTGGTTGCAG GGACAAGATAAAGACAGTCGGTTTCCTGTTACCCATGGACGTATCTTCATATTCCAAAAATTTAAGTTCTTTGAAGTACTCACCAAATCAGACCACAAGCCAGCTAAGTACCATTGCAGAATAG